Proteins from one Mauremys mutica isolate MM-2020 ecotype Southern chromosome 14, ASM2049712v1, whole genome shotgun sequence genomic window:
- the LOC123349506 gene encoding chymotrypsin-like protease CTRL-1: MAFLHAALCLALLAGAYGKRGSERDEAQAPPETRSGCGVPAIKPVVNSLQRIVNGENAVPGSWPWQVSLQNRNGFHFCGGSLINQDWVVTAAHCEVRAGTDVAVLGEYDRSSGAEPIQVKSIARVIPHPYWNEKTIDNDIALLKLASPAQLDARVSPVCLATASESLASNPTCITTGWGRTSGTASSAAVQLQQVSLPLVTVSQCQQYWGSKITSSMICAGGAGASSCQMDSGGPLVYLKDGAWTLIGIVSWGSNNCNVRTPAVYGRVSAFRTWIDSVLASN; this comes from the exons ATGGCTTTCCTGCACGCGGCTCTCTGCCTGGCCCTGCTGGCGGGCGCCTACGGTAA acgcggctcggagcgggacgaagctcaggccccTCCGGAGACGCGCTCCG GCTGTGGGGTCCCTGCAATCAAACCAGTCGTGAACAGCTTGCAGCGAATCGTCAATGGGGAGAACGCGGTGCCCGGCTCCTGGCCTTGGCAAGTGTCCCTGCAG AACAGAAACGGCTTCCACTTCTGCGGTGGCTCCCTGATCAACCAGGACTGGGTGGTGACGGCTGCGCACTGCGAAGTCAG AGCCGGGACTGACGTTGCCGTCCTTGGGGAATACGACAGGAGCTCCGGAGCTGAGCCAATCCAGGTCAAATCCATTGCCAGG GTCATCCCCCACCCCTACTGGAACGAAAAAACCATTGACAACGACATTGCCCTGCTGAAGCTCGCCTCCCCCGCCCAGCTGGACGCCCGCGTGTCCCCCGTCTGCCTGGCCACAGCCAGCGAGTCGCTGGCCTCCAACCCCACCTGCATCACCACCGGCTGGGGGCGGACCAGCGGCACCG CAAGCAGTGCAGCCGTCCAGCTGCAGCAGGTGTCCCTGCCCCTGGTCACGGTGAGCCAGTGCCAGCAATATTGGGGCAGCAAGATCACCAGCTCCATGATCTGTGCTGGGGGGGCCGGCGCCTCCTCCTGCCAG ATGGACTCGGGCGGCCCCCTTGTGTACCTGAAAGACGGGGCCTGGACCCTGATCGGGATCGTCTCCTGGGGATCTAACAACTGCAACGTCCGGACGCCCGCCGTGTATGGCCGAGTCAGCGCCTTCCGCACCTGGATCGACAGCGTCCTGGCCTCCAACTAG